The proteins below are encoded in one region of Bacillus vallismortis:
- the ileS gene encoding isoleucine--tRNA ligase, which produces MDFKDTLLMPKTDFPMRGNLPNREPDMQKKWEEEDIYRLVQERTKDRPKFVLHDGPPYANGDIHMGHALNKILKDFIVRYKSMSGYNAPYVPGWDTHGLPIETALTKNKKVNRKEMSVAEFRKLCEEYAWKQIEGQREQFKRLGVRGDWENPYVTLKPEYEAQQIRVFGEMAKRGYIYKGLKPVNWSPSSESALAEAEIEYQDKRSASIYVAFGVKDGKGVLDSGERIIIWTTTPWTIPANLGISVHPDLEYSVIAVGEDRFVVASALVENVASACGFDQYEVTRTIKGKDLENIVAEHPLYGRDSLVMLGEHVTTDAGTGCVHTAPGHGEDDFIIGQKYGLDVLCPVDAKGVMTSEAPGFEGMFYDDANKAITQQLDEKGALVKLEFITHSYPHDWRTKKPTIFRATAQWFASIKDFRSDLLDAIKETKWVPEWGEQRLHNMVRDRGDWCISRQRAWGVPIPVFYAENGEPIITDETIEHVSELFRQHGSNIWFEKEAKDLLPEGFTHPGSPNGTFTKEQDIMDVWFDSGSSHQAVLEEREDLVRPADLYLEGSDQYRGWFNSSLSTAVAVTGKAPYKGVLSHGFALDGEGRKMSKSIGNVVVPAKVMKQLGADILRLWVSSVDYQADVRVSDAILKQVAEVYRKIRNTFRFLHGNLFDFDPKTNAVAVEDLREVDQYMLIKLNKLIDKVKKAYDEYEFAVVYHSIHNFCTIELSSFYLDFAKDIVYIEHADHPDRRSMQTVFYETLLALVKLSAPILPHTADELWAHLAFVEEQSVQLTDMPETIAVPNSEMTEDKFDRFLTFRDDVLKALETARNEKIIGKSLEANLKLYPNKENQELLASIKENLSQLFIVSELTISEENEAPNDAQSFATGKIAVEKAEGEMCERSRVISKDVGANPKYPTLSLRNAEIVEKYYQN; this is translated from the coding sequence ATGGATTTTAAAGACACGCTCTTAATGCCGAAAACAGATTTCCCGATGCGAGGAAATTTGCCAAATCGTGAGCCTGATATGCAAAAGAAATGGGAAGAAGAGGATATCTACCGTCTTGTGCAAGAACGGACGAAAGACCGCCCGAAATTTGTTTTACATGACGGACCTCCGTATGCAAACGGCGATATCCATATGGGCCACGCGCTTAACAAGATTTTAAAGGACTTTATTGTCCGCTACAAATCAATGAGCGGCTACAACGCGCCGTATGTACCGGGCTGGGATACACACGGGTTGCCGATTGAAACAGCCCTTACAAAAAACAAAAAAGTCAACCGCAAAGAAATGTCTGTAGCGGAATTCCGCAAACTGTGCGAAGAGTACGCTTGGAAGCAAATCGAGGGCCAGCGTGAGCAGTTCAAGCGCCTTGGTGTCCGCGGTGATTGGGAAAACCCATATGTGACATTAAAACCGGAATACGAAGCGCAGCAAATCCGCGTTTTTGGTGAGATGGCAAAACGAGGCTACATTTATAAAGGTCTTAAACCGGTTAACTGGTCACCTTCAAGTGAGTCTGCGTTGGCTGAAGCCGAGATCGAATATCAAGACAAACGCTCTGCATCTATTTACGTTGCTTTCGGTGTGAAAGACGGAAAAGGCGTTCTGGACAGCGGCGAGCGCATCATCATTTGGACAACAACGCCTTGGACAATTCCGGCGAACCTCGGAATTTCGGTGCATCCTGACCTTGAGTACAGCGTGATTGCAGTAGGAGAAGACCGTTTTGTTGTAGCAAGTGCTTTAGTCGAAAATGTGGCGTCTGCATGTGGGTTTGATCAGTATGAAGTGACAAGAACGATCAAAGGGAAAGACCTTGAGAACATTGTCGCCGAACACCCGCTATATGGCAGAGACTCTCTTGTAATGCTTGGCGAACACGTAACAACTGATGCCGGAACAGGCTGTGTTCATACTGCGCCGGGACACGGGGAAGATGACTTTATCATCGGCCAAAAATACGGTCTGGATGTACTATGTCCGGTTGATGCAAAAGGTGTCATGACAAGCGAAGCGCCAGGCTTTGAAGGCATGTTCTATGATGATGCGAACAAAGCGATCACACAGCAGCTTGATGAAAAAGGCGCGCTTGTGAAGCTTGAATTCATTACCCACTCTTATCCGCACGATTGGAGAACAAAAAAACCAACCATTTTCAGAGCGACAGCGCAATGGTTTGCTTCAATTAAAGATTTCAGATCAGACCTGCTGGATGCCATTAAAGAAACCAAATGGGTCCCTGAATGGGGCGAGCAGCGTTTGCACAACATGGTTCGTGACCGCGGAGACTGGTGTATTTCCAGACAGCGTGCGTGGGGTGTGCCGATTCCGGTTTTCTATGCTGAAAACGGAGAACCGATTATTACAGATGAAACCATTGAACATGTTTCTGAATTGTTCAGACAGCACGGATCAAACATCTGGTTTGAAAAAGAAGCGAAGGATCTTCTTCCGGAAGGCTTTACGCATCCTGGCAGCCCGAACGGCACGTTCACAAAAGAACAGGACATCATGGATGTTTGGTTTGATTCAGGCTCTTCCCATCAAGCGGTGCTTGAAGAGCGTGAAGACCTCGTTCGACCGGCTGATTTATACCTTGAAGGATCTGACCAATATCGCGGCTGGTTTAACTCATCTCTTTCTACAGCGGTAGCCGTAACAGGAAAGGCGCCATATAAAGGTGTGCTCAGCCATGGTTTCGCACTGGATGGAGAAGGGCGCAAGATGAGTAAATCAATCGGTAACGTCGTTGTTCCAGCTAAAGTTATGAAACAGCTTGGTGCCGATATCTTGAGATTATGGGTGTCTTCAGTTGATTATCAGGCGGATGTTCGCGTGTCAGACGCAATCCTAAAGCAGGTTGCTGAAGTATACCGTAAAATCCGCAATACGTTCCGTTTCCTTCACGGCAACCTATTCGACTTTGATCCAAAAACGAATGCGGTGGCTGTCGAAGATCTTCGCGAAGTGGATCAGTATATGCTGATTAAGCTGAACAAATTGATTGACAAAGTGAAAAAAGCGTATGATGAGTATGAATTTGCAGTTGTGTACCACAGCATCCATAATTTCTGCACAATCGAATTGAGCTCATTCTATCTTGATTTCGCAAAAGATATTGTCTACATCGAGCATGCGGATCATCCGGACAGACGCAGCATGCAGACGGTATTCTATGAAACGCTTCTAGCATTAGTGAAGCTTTCAGCGCCTATCCTTCCTCATACCGCTGACGAATTATGGGCTCATTTAGCATTTGTTGAAGAGCAGAGCGTTCAGCTGACAGATATGCCGGAAACAATCGCGGTTCCAAACAGCGAAATGACAGAAGATAAATTTGACCGCTTTTTGACTTTCCGTGACGATGTGCTAAAAGCGTTAGAAACTGCCCGGAATGAAAAAATTATCGGTAAATCATTGGAAGCGAACTTGAAACTGTATCCAAACAAAGAAAACCAAGAGCTCTTGGCTTCGATTAAAGAAAATCTTTCTCAGCTGTTTATTGTTTCTGAACTGACAATCAGCGAAGAAAATGAAGCGCCGAACGATGCGCAAAGCTTCGCGACAGGTAAAATCGCTGTCGAGAAAGCCGAAGGCGAAATGTGTGAAAGATCCCGAGTGATTTCAAAAGACGTGGGGGCAAATCCGAAATATCCTACACTTTCATTGCGAAACGCTGAAATCGTTGAAAAATACTATCAAAATTAA
- the divIVA gene encoding septum site-determining protein DivIVA translates to MPLTPNDIHNKTFTKSFRGYDEDEVNEFLAQVRKDYEIVLRKKTELEAKVNELDERIGHFANIEETLNKSILVAQEAAEDVKRNSQKEAKLIVREAEKNADRIINESLSKSRKIAMEIEELKKQSKVFRTRFQMLIEAQLDLLKNDDWDHLLEYEVDAVFEEKE, encoded by the coding sequence ATGCCATTAACGCCAAATGATATTCACAACAAGACGTTTACAAAAAGCTTTCGCGGATATGATGAAGATGAAGTAAATGAATTCCTAGCGCAAGTCAGAAAAGATTACGAAATTGTTCTCCGTAAGAAAACGGAGCTGGAAGCGAAAGTCAATGAACTTGATGAAAGAATCGGACACTTTGCCAATATTGAAGAAACGCTGAATAAATCGATTTTAGTTGCTCAAGAGGCGGCTGAAGACGTAAAACGCAATTCTCAAAAAGAAGCAAAGCTGATCGTTCGGGAAGCGGAGAAAAACGCTGATCGCATTATTAACGAATCTTTATCAAAATCAAGAAAAATCGCCATGGAAATTGAAGAGCTGAAAAAACAGTCTAAAGTATTCAGAACACGTTTCCAAATGCTGATTGAAGCTCAGCTCGATCTTCTGAAAAATGACGATTGGGATCATCTGCTTGAGTATGAAGTCGACGCAGTATTTGAGGAAAAGGAATAA
- a CDS encoding RNA-binding protein, producing the protein MSDIYQHFRKDERAFIDQALEWKRIVQEQYRMKLTDFLDPREQVILSAVTGQADVGLAFFGGYDRAERKRAILYPEYITPEESDFELQAFHVRYAEKFVSVDHRALLGALMGIGLKRQKFGDIVFSETAVQLIVSADTADFVAAQLTQAGKAAVSLEKIDLSDLNIPAVDVEIRDDTVSSLRLDAVCASMSRQSRQKSQTLVKNGLVKVNWKVVEDPSYIVAEGDMLSIRGFGRCSLTKIEGKTKKDKWRVTFERQK; encoded by the coding sequence ATGAGCGATATCTATCAGCACTTCAGAAAAGACGAGCGGGCCTTTATAGACCAGGCGCTCGAATGGAAAAGAATTGTCCAGGAACAGTACAGAATGAAGCTGACCGACTTTTTAGACCCTCGAGAGCAGGTCATCCTCTCTGCTGTTACGGGACAGGCCGATGTTGGACTTGCTTTTTTCGGCGGCTATGACAGAGCGGAGCGAAAACGGGCGATCCTGTATCCAGAGTACATCACTCCGGAAGAGTCGGATTTTGAATTGCAGGCGTTTCACGTCCGGTACGCTGAAAAATTTGTCTCAGTAGATCACCGTGCTCTGCTTGGTGCATTGATGGGCATAGGCTTAAAGCGGCAAAAATTTGGTGATATCGTGTTTTCTGAGACGGCAGTGCAATTGATTGTCTCAGCCGATACCGCTGATTTTGTGGCGGCACAGCTGACCCAAGCAGGGAAAGCGGCGGTCAGCCTTGAGAAAATTGACTTGTCAGACCTTAACATTCCAGCAGTTGATGTCGAAATAAGAGATGACACGGTTTCTTCTTTAAGGCTTGACGCCGTCTGCGCCTCTATGAGCAGACAATCCCGCCAGAAATCACAGACGCTTGTAAAAAACGGCCTCGTGAAAGTGAACTGGAAGGTAGTTGAAGATCCTTCATACATAGTGGCAGAAGGGGACATGCTGTCTATCAGAGGCTTTGGCCGCTGCAGCTTAACAAAAATCGAAGGAAAAACCAAAAAAGACAAATGGAGAGTAACGTTTGAACGACAAAAATAG
- a CDS encoding YggT family protein, whose translation MILYQVFSVLSLLITIYSFALIIYIFMSWVPSTRETAVGRFLAQICEPYLEPFRKIIPPIGMLDISPIVAILVLRFATTGLWGLYRMIAF comes from the coding sequence ATGATCCTTTATCAAGTTTTTTCGGTTTTAAGCTTATTAATTACAATATACTCATTTGCCCTGATCATATATATTTTTATGTCATGGGTGCCGAGTACAAGAGAAACAGCGGTCGGGCGGTTTTTAGCCCAGATTTGTGAACCGTATCTCGAACCATTCAGAAAAATCATCCCGCCAATCGGAATGCTCGATATTTCACCGATTGTGGCTATTCTTGTGCTTCGGTTTGCGACAACCGGCTTGTGGGGGCTTTATCGCATGATTGCGTTTTAA
- the sepF gene encoding cell division protein SepF, translated as MSMKNKLKNFFSMEDEEYEYEYIETERESDGEQEQKEKPAYAAQKPAGKQNVVSLQSVQKSSKVVLSEPRVYAEAQEIADHLKNRRAVVVNLQRIQHDQAKRIVDFLSGTVYAIGGDIQRIGSDIFLCTPDNVDVSGTISELISEDEHQRW; from the coding sequence ATGAGTATGAAAAATAAACTGAAAAACTTTTTCTCAATGGAAGATGAAGAATACGAATATGAATATATTGAGACAGAGCGGGAATCTGACGGGGAGCAGGAGCAAAAAGAAAAGCCGGCTTACGCTGCCCAAAAACCTGCGGGCAAACAGAATGTAGTGAGCTTGCAAAGTGTTCAGAAATCCTCTAAAGTGGTGTTGAGTGAGCCGCGCGTTTATGCGGAGGCGCAGGAAATAGCAGACCATTTGAAAAACCGGCGGGCAGTTGTCGTCAATCTTCAGCGGATCCAGCATGACCAGGCTAAGCGAATTGTTGACTTTCTAAGCGGAACCGTTTATGCCATCGGCGGCGATATTCAAAGGATCGGCTCTGATATTTTTCTCTGCACGCCTGACAACGTAGACGTATCAGGCACAATTTCTGAGCTCATATCTGAAGACGAACATCAGAGGTGGTAA
- a CDS encoding YggS family pyridoxal phosphate-dependent enzyme — protein sequence MRVVDHLRHINERINEACNRSGRSSDEVTVIAVTKYVSPERAQEAVDAGITCLGENRDAELLRKQEIIKGNPEWHFIGSLQSRKAKAVVNAVSYIHSLDRLSLAKEIEKRAEGTVKCFVQVNTSLEPSKHGIKKEEVIPFIQELSGFSHIVVAGLMTMAPLTDDQDQIRSCFKALRELRDQVQELKQPNAPCTELSMGMSNDFEIAIEEGATYIRIGSSLVGNETGGVQQ from the coding sequence TTGCGTGTTGTTGATCATTTACGACATATAAACGAACGAATAAACGAAGCATGTAACAGATCGGGCCGCAGCTCCGATGAAGTTACGGTTATTGCAGTCACGAAATATGTATCGCCTGAAAGAGCACAGGAGGCAGTGGATGCGGGCATCACCTGCCTCGGAGAGAACCGGGACGCGGAACTGCTCCGCAAACAGGAAATCATAAAAGGGAATCCGGAATGGCATTTTATCGGCAGTCTGCAATCAAGAAAAGCAAAAGCCGTTGTCAATGCGGTTTCTTATATCCATTCCTTAGACCGGCTCTCATTAGCGAAAGAAATTGAAAAACGGGCTGAAGGTACTGTCAAGTGCTTTGTGCAGGTCAATACCTCTCTTGAGCCTTCTAAACACGGCATAAAAAAAGAGGAAGTCATTCCATTCATACAGGAGCTTTCCGGTTTTAGCCATATCGTTGTGGCCGGACTGATGACAATGGCTCCGCTGACTGATGATCAAGATCAGATCAGAAGCTGTTTCAAAGCGCTGAGAGAACTCCGTGACCAGGTTCAGGAGCTAAAACAGCCGAACGCTCCGTGTACAGAACTGTCGATGGGCATGTCAAATGATTTTGAAATTGCAATTGAAGAAGGGGCTACTTATATTAGAATCGGCTCATCGTTAGTCGGAAATGAAACAGGGGGTGTACAGCAATGA
- a CDS encoding YlmC/YmxH family sporulation protein, with the protein MISISEFQVKDVVNVSNGKKLGSIGDIDINVTTGKIQAIILGGNGKVLGFFGKEEELVIPWRNIVKIGEDVILVRLSEPHA; encoded by the coding sequence ATGATCAGCATTTCTGAATTTCAGGTGAAGGATGTCGTTAATGTCTCAAACGGAAAAAAGCTGGGGAGCATTGGCGATATCGATATCAATGTGACCACAGGCAAAATTCAGGCAATCATACTGGGGGGAAATGGGAAAGTTCTCGGATTTTTTGGAAAAGAAGAGGAATTGGTCATTCCATGGCGAAATATAGTAAAAATCGGGGAAGATGTGATCTTGGTCCGATTAAGTGAGCCGCATGCATAA
- a CDS encoding acetylornithine deacetylase has translation MKPQIDSLIKRAEGQKEELIQLAKTLISYKTPAPPARNTAGIQSWVAEFLKKNGFLIDKWDVYPGDPNVVGLLKGTDSADYHSLIINGHVDVAEVKEDEEWEDDPFHPIEKNGLLIGRGASDMKGGMACVLFAVKLIREAGIELPGDLILQSVIGEEVGEAGTLECCKRGYHADFAVVADTSDMHIQGQGGVITGWIEIKSSQTFHDATRRNMIHAGGGTFGASAIEKMAKIIAGLGELERHWSIMKSYPGFTPGTNTINPAVIEGGRHAAFIADECRLWITVHFYPNETHEQVAEEIEDYINRLSDSDIWLRENRPVFKWGGSSMIEDRGEIFPALEVDPYHPGVLALTASHEEVKRERPVMDVSQSVTDGGWLYNAGIPSVIYGPGDLHNAHSVNEEVSIEQLIDYTKIMLDFIIRWCSGKKEQ, from the coding sequence ATGAAGCCACAAATAGACTCTCTGATAAAAAGAGCGGAAGGTCAAAAGGAGGAGCTTATTCAGCTAGCAAAAACGCTGATTTCCTATAAAACACCTGCTCCGCCTGCAAGAAATACAGCCGGCATTCAGTCATGGGTTGCAGAATTTTTAAAGAAAAATGGATTCTTGATCGACAAATGGGACGTGTACCCGGGAGACCCCAATGTTGTAGGCTTGCTAAAGGGAACAGATTCAGCAGATTATCATAGCTTGATCATCAATGGCCATGTAGATGTGGCAGAGGTAAAAGAGGATGAGGAGTGGGAGGATGATCCATTTCACCCAATTGAAAAAAACGGTCTCTTAATCGGGCGAGGCGCTTCTGATATGAAAGGCGGAATGGCGTGTGTGCTGTTTGCGGTGAAATTGATTCGTGAAGCCGGTATTGAACTTCCCGGTGACTTGATTCTGCAATCGGTGATCGGGGAGGAAGTTGGAGAAGCCGGCACGCTTGAATGCTGCAAAAGGGGCTATCATGCTGATTTTGCAGTTGTGGCGGATACGAGTGATATGCATATACAAGGCCAAGGCGGAGTCATTACAGGCTGGATTGAAATCAAAAGCAGTCAAACGTTTCATGATGCGACGAGGCGGAATATGATTCACGCAGGCGGGGGAACATTCGGAGCAAGCGCAATTGAAAAAATGGCAAAAATCATTGCGGGGCTCGGTGAACTAGAACGCCACTGGTCCATTATGAAAAGTTATCCCGGTTTTACACCAGGCACAAATACGATTAACCCGGCTGTCATAGAAGGCGGCAGACATGCGGCTTTTATAGCGGACGAGTGCCGGCTATGGATCACAGTCCATTTTTACCCAAATGAAACCCATGAACAAGTGGCAGAGGAAATAGAAGATTACATCAACCGCCTGAGTGACAGTGATATTTGGCTGAGGGAAAACCGCCCTGTTTTTAAGTGGGGAGGCTCTTCTATGATTGAAGACAGAGGAGAAATTTTCCCGGCACTGGAAGTTGACCCATACCACCCAGGCGTCTTAGCGCTTACGGCGTCTCATGAGGAGGTGAAACGGGAGCGTCCGGTTATGGACGTTTCTCAATCCGTTACAGACGGGGGGTGGCTGTATAATGCCGGCATACCAAGCGTAATCTACGGTCCTGGTGATCTGCACAATGCACACTCTGTGAACGAGGAGGTATCGATTGAGCAGCTGATAGATTACACAAAAATCATGCTTGATTTTATCATCAGGTGGTGCAGCGGTAAAAAAGAACAGTAA
- a CDS encoding ABC transporter ATP-binding protein, with the protein MILQLDNVSLKRNGKWILKNIHWKVEKKENWVLYGLNGAGKTALLNMLCSYYFPTSGEMQVLGHEFGKTELGEKLRRKIGLVSAALQQKFYPADSAFEIALSGAYASIGLYETPSAQIREKAIGLLEDLGAIEYADRRYETLSQGEKQRALIARALMADPELLILDEPVTGLDFIAREKLLDTITYIASKENAPSILYVTHHAEEILPVFDKALLLKQGEVFQSGEMKGMLTDHILSAFFDTPIHVLWNQGRPYLTRAEPITNA; encoded by the coding sequence ATGATTTTGCAGCTTGACAATGTCTCACTAAAACGAAATGGAAAATGGATACTGAAAAATATTCATTGGAAGGTGGAAAAAAAGGAAAATTGGGTGCTTTACGGGCTGAATGGAGCCGGCAAGACCGCGCTGTTAAATATGCTTTGCTCTTATTATTTTCCAACATCAGGCGAGATGCAGGTGCTTGGCCATGAATTTGGCAAAACGGAGCTTGGGGAGAAGCTTAGACGGAAAATCGGCCTCGTCTCAGCGGCACTTCAGCAAAAATTTTATCCGGCAGATTCAGCATTTGAAATTGCTTTGAGCGGAGCTTACGCTTCAATTGGATTATATGAAACGCCAAGTGCGCAAATCAGGGAAAAAGCGATCGGTTTGTTAGAGGACTTGGGGGCAATTGAATATGCGGACCGCCGTTATGAGACGCTTTCTCAAGGAGAAAAACAAAGAGCTTTGATTGCAAGAGCGCTAATGGCCGATCCTGAGCTGTTGATACTGGACGAACCAGTGACAGGGCTGGATTTTATTGCCCGGGAAAAGCTGTTAGATACGATTACATACATTGCAAGTAAAGAAAATGCGCCATCGATCCTTTACGTGACTCATCATGCGGAAGAAATTTTGCCGGTCTTTGACAAAGCCCTTTTATTAAAACAGGGAGAGGTCTTTCAATCGGGAGAAATGAAGGGAATGCTTACTGATCATATACTTTCCGCTTTTTTTGATACGCCAATCCATGTATTATGGAATCAGGGCCGGCCGTATTTAACAAGAGCCGAGCCGATCACGAATGCCTGA
- the sigG gene encoding RNA polymerase sporulation sigma factor SigG — protein sequence MSRNKVEICGVDTSKLPVLKNEEMRKLFRQLQDEGDDSAREKLVNGNLRLVLSVIQRFNNRGEYVDDLFQVGCIGLMKSIDNFDLSHNVKFSTYAVPMIIGEIRRYLRDNNPIRVSRSLRDIAYKALQVRERLISETSKEPTAEDIAKVLEVPHEEIVFALDAIQDPVSLFEPIYNDGGDPIYVMDQISDERNKDSQWIEELALKEGMRRLNDREKMILRKRFFQGKTQMEVAEEIGISQAQVSRLEKAAIKQMNKNIHQ from the coding sequence GTGTCGAGAAATAAAGTCGAAATCTGCGGGGTGGATACCTCCAAATTACCAGTACTCAAGAATGAAGAGATGAGAAAGCTGTTTAGGCAGCTGCAGGATGAAGGCGATGATTCAGCGAGAGAAAAACTTGTAAACGGGAACTTGCGTCTTGTCTTAAGTGTCATTCAAAGATTTAATAACAGAGGAGAGTATGTTGATGACTTATTTCAGGTCGGCTGCATCGGACTAATGAAATCCATTGATAATTTTGACCTAAGCCACAATGTTAAGTTTTCAACATACGCTGTACCTATGATTATCGGAGAAATCCGCAGGTATTTACGCGATAATAACCCGATTCGTGTTTCAAGATCACTCCGGGATATCGCTTACAAGGCACTTCAGGTAAGAGAGCGGTTAATCAGTGAGACAAGCAAGGAGCCGACTGCAGAAGACATCGCAAAAGTTCTTGAAGTACCGCATGAGGAAATCGTATTTGCGCTCGATGCTATCCAGGACCCGGTTTCTCTATTTGAGCCGATCTATAACGATGGCGGAGATCCGATCTATGTAATGGACCAAATTAGTGATGAGCGCAATAAAGATTCACAATGGATTGAAGAGCTAGCTTTAAAAGAGGGCATGAGAAGGCTGAATGATAGGGAAAAAATGATTTTGAGAAAGCGGTTCTTCCAAGGGAAAACACAAATGGAAGTAGCCGAGGAAATCGGGATTTCCCAAGCTCAGGTGTCCAGGCTTGAAAAAGCGGCTATCAAACAAATGAATAAGAATATTCACCAATAA
- the sigE gene encoding RNA polymerase sporulation sigma factor SigE: MKKLKLRLTHLWYKLLMKLGLKSDEVYYIGGSEALPPPLSKDEEQVLLMKLPNGDQAARAILIERNLRLVVYIARKFENTGINIEDLISIGTIGLIKAVNTFNPEKKIKLATYASRCIENEILMYLRRNNKIRSEVSFDEPLNIDWDGNELLLSDVLGTDDDIITKDIEANVDKKLLKKALEQLNEREKQIMELRFGLVGEEEKTQKDVADMMGISQSYISRLEKRIIKRLRKEFNKMV, from the coding sequence ATGAAAAAACTGAAATTGCGATTGACGCACCTCTGGTATAAGCTGCTGATGAAACTTGGGCTGAAAAGTGATGAAGTCTATTACATAGGCGGGAGTGAAGCCCTGCCGCCTCCATTATCTAAAGATGAGGAACAGGTTCTGTTAATGAAGCTCCCAAACGGCGATCAGGCGGCTCGCGCCATTTTGATTGAACGCAATTTGCGCCTCGTCGTCTATATCGCCCGTAAATTCGAAAATACGGGAATTAATATAGAGGATTTAATCAGCATCGGCACCATCGGATTAATCAAAGCTGTGAATACATTCAATCCAGAAAAGAAAATCAAGCTGGCGACCTATGCCTCACGCTGTATAGAAAATGAAATCCTCATGTATTTAAGAAGAAACAACAAAATCCGATCAGAGGTTTCCTTTGATGAGCCGCTAAATATTGATTGGGACGGCAATGAGCTTTTGCTTTCTGATGTGCTCGGCACTGACGATGACATTATCACAAAAGACATAGAAGCAAATGTAGATAAAAAGCTTTTGAAAAAAGCGCTTGAACAGCTTAATGAGAGGGAAAAGCAAATCATGGAGCTGCGGTTTGGGCTTGTCGGTGAAGAAGAAAAGACCCAAAAGGATGTAGCGGATATGATGGGAATTTCTCAGTCCTATATTTCGCGTCTGGAGAAAAGAATTATAAAAAGGCTGAGAAAAGAGTTCAACAAAATGGTGTAA
- the spoIIGA gene encoding sigma-E processing peptidase SpoIIGA, translated as MKIYLDVIWLLNFCFDALLLLLTAFILKRHVKKRRVIGGAFIGSSIVVLVFTPFSPIVEHPAGKLAFSVVIVMVTFGFKRFRYFFQNLFSFYFATFLMGGGIIGAHSLLQTNSVVRNGVMITNQTGFGDPISWLFIVAGFPALWFFSKRRIEDIDTKNIQYEERVSIQADLGGQTLHARGLVDSGNQLYDPLTKTPVMIIHIDKLESIFGAAETMIIRNTDPLEATQQLDDSFRFLDKLRLIPYRGVGQQNQFLLCVKPDHVTIMTKEEMISADKCLIGISTTKLSADGEFDAIIHPKMLSGKAIKHVS; from the coding sequence GTGAAAATCTATTTAGATGTCATTTGGCTGTTAAACTTTTGTTTTGATGCGCTTTTGCTTTTGCTCACGGCATTTATTTTAAAACGGCATGTGAAAAAAAGAAGAGTGATAGGCGGAGCGTTCATCGGTTCAAGTATTGTCGTGTTGGTGTTTACTCCTTTTTCGCCAATTGTTGAACACCCGGCCGGTAAGCTGGCTTTTTCAGTTGTTATTGTGATGGTGACATTTGGCTTTAAAAGATTTCGTTATTTCTTTCAAAATTTGTTTTCCTTTTATTTTGCCACTTTTTTAATGGGGGGAGGAATTATCGGTGCCCATTCTTTGCTGCAGACCAATTCCGTTGTTCGAAACGGTGTCATGATCACCAATCAAACTGGGTTTGGAGACCCGATCAGCTGGTTGTTTATTGTTGCTGGCTTTCCAGCATTGTGGTTTTTTTCTAAGAGAAGAATTGAAGATATTGATACAAAAAACATTCAGTATGAGGAACGAGTCAGCATTCAGGCGGATTTAGGCGGCCAAACGCTTCATGCCAGAGGACTGGTTGATTCTGGTAATCAGTTGTACGATCCGCTTACTAAAACGCCGGTCATGATTATTCACATTGATAAACTGGAATCGATTTTCGGAGCAGCCGAAACAATGATCATTCGCAACACAGATCCATTGGAAGCCACCCAACAGCTCGATGATTCGTTTCGCTTTTTAGATAAACTGAGGCTGATTCCATATAGGGGAGTAGGTCAGCAAAATCAATTTTTATTATGCGTTAAACCGGATCACGTAACAATTATGACAAAAGAAGAAATGATTTCTGCGGATAAATGCTTAATCGGAATCAGCACAACAAAGCTATCAGCAGATGGAGAGTTCGACGCCATTATTCATCCGAAAATGCTTTCGGGCAAGGCCATCAAACACGTTTCATAA